One region of Gossypium raimondii isolate GPD5lz chromosome 6, ASM2569854v1, whole genome shotgun sequence genomic DNA includes:
- the LOC105772336 gene encoding putative UPF0481 protein At3g02645, producing MASTISTSASNFDELRWVINIRRSLAEEIEEETEVPVSIFNVPKTLMLTDPESYIPQMVALGPYHYSRPELHEMERYKLAAAKRAQKHLHRVKFNTLVDNLMRFEPQIRACYHKYLHFNGETLAWMMAIDASFLLEFLQIYGLEEGKTLSRVSSRMSHLVDYAGRKSAHNSILRDIVMLENQIPLFILLKVLEIQYSSLELAHDLLASMLKGLTKELSPLKATDNLPKIDISNRAHVLDFLHYMVVPMVDEEQSETNEPEDHKEDQGHKTSDSQFPSYLPNELWNLVSKIKKGLIRNIKALLLSRPVRVLLTLPWKVVSNLPGFSMLKQLIEYLFFSQDKEEEKPENGSCLNKPPLAEEIAIPSVVDLCKSGVRFIPTNGNISSIKFDPDTSTFHLPTVALDINTKVVLRNLVAYETSNASGPLVFTRYTELMNGIIDTKEDVKLLSENGIIVNHLKSDEEAAELWNGMNKSIRLTKVGFLDKVIEDVNKYHNCRWNVKARKFFEQYVYASWQFLTLLAAIMLLILLAFQAFCSVYSCSRLLRIHNS from the coding sequence ATGGCTTCAACAATCTCCACTTCCGCTTCAAATTTCGATGAGCTTCGGTGGGTTATCAACATCCGTCGTTCCCTAGCTGAAGAAATCGAAGAAGAAACGGAAGTCCCCGTTTCCATTTTCAACGTTCCCAAAACCCTCATGTTAACTGATCCTGAATCATATATCCCTCAAATGGTTGCTCTTGGTCCTTACCATTATTCGCGTCCCGAACTCCATGAGATGGAAAGATACAAACTTGCAGCAGCCAAAAGAGCCCAGAAACATCTCCACCGTGTAAAATTCAATACTCTTGTTGACAACTTGATGAGATTTGAACCCCAGATTCGAGCATGTTATCATAAGTATCTGCATTTCAATGGTGAAACGTTAGCTTGGATGATGGCCATCGATGCTTCTTTCTTGCTTGAGTTTCTACAGATCTATGGTCTCGAAGAAGGGAAGACTCTTTCCAGAGTTTCATCGCGGATGTCACATTTGGTCGATTATGCTGGAAGGAAATCAGCTCACAATTCAATTCTTAGAGATATTGTGATGCTTGAGAATCAAATCCCTTTGTTTATCCTTCTAAAGGTGCTTGAAATCCAATACTCGTCACTGGAACTGGCTCATGATTTGTTAGCTTCGATGTTAAAGGGACTAACTAAAGAGCTCTCCCCTTTGAAAGCCACAGATAACTTGCCCAAGATCGATATCTCAAACCGTGCTCATGTTTTGGACTTCCTTCACTACATGGTCGTCCCCATGGTCGATGAAGAACAGTCTGAAACAAACGAGCCAGAAGATCACAAAGAAGACCAAGGCCATAAAACAAGTGATTCCCAATTTCCAAGTTATCTACCGAATGAGTTATGGAATCTGGTCTCGAAAATAAAGAAAGGTCTAATACGAAACATCAAAGCTTTGCTGCTATCGAGACCTGTTAGAGTCTTGCTTACGTTGCCTTGGAAAGTCGTCTCTAATCTCCCTGGATTTTCAATGCTGAAGCagctaattgaatatttgttctTCTCACAAgacaaggaagaagaaaaaccaGAAAACGGTTCTTGCCTAAACAAGCCCCCGCTGGCGGAGGAGATCGCCATACCCTCCGTTGTGGACCTCTGTAAATCAGGAGTCCGTTTTATACCCACCAATGGGAACATTTCCAGTATTAAATTTGACCCCGATACTTCCACGTTCCATCTTCCGACTGTCGCCTTAGACATTAACACAAAGGTTGTGTTAAGGAATTTGGTGGCATACGAAACATCAAACGCATCGGGGCCTTTGGTTTTCACACGCTACACTGAATTAATGAACGGAATCATCGATACCAAGGAAGATGTGAAGCTACTGAGTGAAAATGGGATAATTGTGAACCATTTGAAGAGTGATGAAGAGGCTGCTGAGTTATGGAATGGGATGAATAAATCCATTAGATTGACCAAAGTCGGGTTCTTGGATAAAGTGATTGAAGATGTTAACAAGTATCATAATTGCAGATGGAATGTTAAAGCCAGGAAATTCTTTGAACAATATGTATATGCTTCCTGGCAGTTTTTAACATTGTTGGCTGCAATTATGCTTCTGATTTTGTTGGCATTTCAGGCCTTTTGCTCCGTTTATAGCTGCTCTCGACTATTACGAATACACAACTCataa